One Fusarium poae strain DAOMC 252244 chromosome 4, whole genome shotgun sequence DNA window includes the following coding sequences:
- a CDS encoding hypothetical protein (BUSCO:41989at5125): MFRPRLRVPRLAFGLGMRPMVNPRRSIHHVPELPHNYSEGVPNLMSPGGFSLAWTQYMTLMVEKLNALTVGTELEDKDTKTIALMTAREPNQAPIFNYASMAHNNHFFFQGISPAGTPMPDALRSELEASFSSIETLRREFIITASAMFGPGFLWLVKAGPGDYRLLPTYLAGSPYPGAHWRAQSTDMNTLGKDGSARNFINNQAYGASKRSSDLPPGGIELEPLLCLNTWEHAWLLDWGVGAGGQGGKVAYAESWWELIDWEKVAQKSGVLRPEFKSV, translated from the exons ATGTTTCGCCCGAGACTAAGGGTTCCTCGCTTGGCCTTTGGCCTCGGCATGCGACCCATGGTTAATCCTCGCCGTTCGATCCATCATGTTCCCGAGCTGCCACACAACTATTCCGAGGGTGTTCCCAACCTTATGAGCCCTGGAGGTTTCTCTCTCGCCTGGACCCAGTACATGACACTCATGGTGGAGAAGTTGAATGCTTTGACTGTCG GCACCGAGCTCGAGGATAAGGACACAAAGACCATTGCTCTCATGACAGCCCGAGAGCCCAACCAGGCCCCCATCTTCAACTATGCCTCCATGGCACACAACAaccacttcttcttccagGGTATCTCCCCGGCCGGCACTCCCATGCCCGATGCTCTCCGCAGCGAGCTCGAGGCTTCGTTCTCTTCCATCGAGACCCTCCGCCGAGAATTCATCATCACAGCCTCCGCCATGTTTGGTCCCGGTTTCCTCTGGCTTGTCAAGGCTGGCCCTGGCGACTACCGTCTTCTGCCCACCTACCTCGCCGGTTCTCCCTACCCCGGCGCCCACTGGCGTGCCCAAAGCACTGACATGAACACCTTGGGCAAGGATGGTTCTGCTcgcaacttcatcaacaaccaGGCCTACGGCGCTAGCAAGCGATCTAGCGATCTCCCTCCAGGAGGTATCGAGCTTGAGCCCCTTCTGTGCCTAAACACCTGGGAGCACGCCTGGTTGCTAGACTGGGGTGTAGGTGCCGGCGGCCAGGGTGGAAAGGTTGCCTATGCAGAGTCATGGTGGGAGCTCATTGATTGGGAGAAGGTTGCTCAAAAGTCAGGAGTGCTACGACCTGAATTCAAGTCGGTTTAA
- a CDS encoding hypothetical protein (TransMembrane:5 (o72-94i115-133o164-184i222-244o264-283i)~BUSCO:32929at5125), with protein sequence MQPPPDLEVIPVAVDDASLLISASSTVVIEMATSIIASATSTATSTAASTTFISSAPPTPYGEDGSGGECSLLGSFALVVQGALGALALLSLVYKRWRERPQRPLKIWFFDVSKQVFGSVLVHIANIFMSMLTSGRFSVQVDPSAATVTARSDDDDYAPNPCSFYLLNLAIDTTLGIPILIVLLKVLTGLIRYTSLGQPPESVQSGNYGSPPNVVWWLKQSVIYFCGLFGMKVCVLIIFIMMPWISKAGDWALGWTEGNEKLQIAFVMMIFPLIMNALQYYIIDSFIKLKDTDYENVNGNESDDEGRRRRYDDSEDETARARLVDSEHETDTESDDEVDKPAARSGNPSRQPNTRDSGEYDPERDGDDRTIIGSSSSGRGPKDKVPTELYPKE encoded by the exons ATGCAGCCTCCCCCCGACCTCGAAGTTATACCCGTCGCTGTCGATGATGCTTCTTTGTTAATATCTGCTTCTTCAACTGTCGTTATCGAAATGGCTACTTCAATCATTGCCTCGGCCACCTCCACTGCCACTTCTACAGCCGCGTCGACTACATTTATCTCGTCCGCGCCGCCAACACCCTACGGCGAAGATGGGTCCGGCGGAGAATGTTCATTACTGGGTTCCTTTGCACTCGTTGTACAAGGCGCGCTCGGCGCTCTGGCGTTGCTCTCTCTCGTATACAAACGGTGGAGAGAGCGTCCTCAGCGACCTCTAAAGATCTGGTTCTTTGATGTCTCCAAGCAGGTCTTTGGTTCTGTGCTTGTGCACATTGCCAATATCTTCATGTCCATGTTGACAAGCGGTCGCTTTTCGGTTCAGGTCGACCCGTCAGCAGCAACAGTTACTGCGCGTTCCGATGACGACGACTACGCTCCCAACCCGTGCTCTTTCTACCTCCTCAATCTCGCTATCGAT ACCACCCTCGGTATCCCCATCCTTATCGTTCTTCTCAAGGTTCTGACCGGTCTCATCCGCTACACGTCCCTCGGCCAACCCCCCGAGTCTGTCCAGTCTGGAAACTATGGCAGCCCACCCAATGTTGTATGGTGGCTGAAACAATCCGTCATCTACTTCTGCGGTCTATTTGGCATGAAGGTCTGCGTTCTCATCATCTTTATCATGATGCCGTGGATCTCCAAGGCCGGTGACTGGGCTCTTGGCTGGACAGAAGGCAACGAGAAGCTGCAGATCGCTTTCGTCATGATGATTTTCCCTCTCATTATGAACGCCTTACAGTACTACATTATCGACTCATTCATCAAACTTAAGGACACTGACTACGAAAATGTCAACGGCAACGAATCTGACGATGAGGGTCGACGCAGGAGATATGATGACAGCGAGGATGAGACGGCGCGCGCTAGGCTGGTTGATTCAGAGCATGAGACAGATACCGAATCAGACGATGAGGTCGATAAGCCCGCCGCGCGTTCTGGGAATCCTTCTCGCCAACCCAACACCAGAGATTCCGGGGAATACGATCCTGAGCGCGATGGTGACGATCGAACCATTATAGGAAGTAGCTCGAGTGGCCGGGGCCCGAAGGACAAGGTACCCACCGAGTTGTATCCCAAGGAATAG
- a CDS encoding hypothetical protein (TransMembrane:1 (i73-94o)~BUSCO:32367at5125) — MPSIDEAMARSLRGSAWEIVKDKFVRTIVSDLTRRDMLADAAQTTDNVSQASDDFATAISSWDNCMSVVWCKWPVIGVMILGGLIIFSILWCIIRCCCCGLSCCCSCCQCLKCCGNCCGACDPPGSHTKHLDDPYPPQPQHHGYRTEPPMNPSVPEYGVSKPIRNEPPQYAEYEISKKDDDALPEMPSSEGKKVQVYTEAVELDTLSKPPPSQHSMVGTPYSQPQGNSSGYLGSGQATDPYSPLDQQGYGYQPPPPNQVYAPAAIAPMPHERRSPALNQNPYGNQGYGHDQGFEQAPGFGQMQGHGQTHSYGQGASPQDYAANYGGYRASPAPRPNQRLSMHQDEFGSYGNLPPRRSPALPDDYGYGIPVRHSPGPQNDFGYAQPPRQSPAPMNNYQTPPPGPEGNYNPRPVPQRQQLLESQSPVSYEPQQPYPGFKPYQP; from the exons ATGCCCTCCATTGATGAGGCTATGGCGCGAAGCCTTCGAGGCAGCGCCTGGGAAATCGTCAAGGACAAATTCGTCAGAACTattgtctctgaccttacACGACGAGATATGCTCGCTGATGCCGCACAAACGACCGACAATGTTTCACAAGCCTCCGACGATTTTGCAACTGCTATCTCTAGTTGGGACAATTGTATGAGTGTAGTGTGGTGCAA GTGGCCGGTGATTGGTGTCATGATCCTCGGAGGTCTCATTATATTTAGTATTCTCTGGTGCATCAttcgctgctgctgttgcggGCTCTCGTGCTGCTGTAGCTGCTGCCAGTGCCTTAAGTGCTGCGGTAACTGCTGCGGTGCTTGTGATCCTCCAGGCAGTCACACGAAACACCTTGACGACCCTTaccctcctcagcctcagcaCCATGGATATCGAACTGAACCCCCAATGAATCCCTCGGTACCTGAGTATGGGGTTTCTAAACCTATTCGAAACGAGCCACCTCAATATGCTGAGTACGAAATCAGCAAGAAGGATGACGACGCCTTACCCGAAATGCCCAGCTCCGAGGGCAAGAAGGTCCAAGTCTATACCGAGGCTGTTGAGTTGGATACGCTCTCTAAGCCACCCCCTAGTCAACATAGTATGGTGGGAACTCCGTATAGTCAACCTCAAGGCAACTCCAGTGGCTATCTGGGCTCCGGACAAGCTACTGATCCTTACTCGCCTCTCGACCAGCAAGGTTACGGATATCAACCTCCCCCGCCTAATCAAGTCTATGCTCCTGCTGCTATCGCTCCCATGCCACATGAGCGTCGCTCTCCAGCTTTAAACCAGAATCCATATGGTAACCAAGGCTACGGCCACGACCAAGGATTTGAACAAGCTCCAGGCTTTGGTCAGATGCAAGGGCATGGTCAAACACACAGCTACGGCCAAGGTGCCTCACCTCAGGACTATGCAGCAAACTATGGAGGATATCGAGCAAGCCCTGCACCACGCCCTAATCAGCGACTTTCAATGCATCAGGATGAATTTGGCTCGTACGGAAATCTTCCTCCACGCCGCTCTCCAGCTCTCCCCGACGATTATGGTTACGGTATACCTGTCCGCCATTCGCCTGGTCCTCAGAATGATTTTGGCTATGCTCAGCCACCTCGTCAATCACCCGCTCCTATGAACAACTACcaaacaccaccaccaggtCCGGAGGGTAATTACAACCCTCGTCCCGTACCTCAACGGCAACAATTACTTGAGTCTCAGTCACCCGTCAGCTACGAGCCTCAGCAGCCTTACCCAGGTTTCAAGCCATACCAACCATAG